Proteins found in one Pontibacter sp. SGAir0037 genomic segment:
- a CDS encoding response regulator, giving the protein MNFIKNLKIRDKLIMLLSLLLIPLIFFVYASIRFQIEENDKLENEIVKLEESERISDFIHAFQKERARILAASEGELVYLLEAKNQRSYTDDTKRELEAFAERTGRRIPNLAAVNNLDNYRNDLDNNRLDVIAFRQYSTNLIFNFLERVDANVIQTNNPALSMQLSSFQNLIEAKIQLGRIRSFLMRVMHNEQLSYEDFASITSQREFYERAINEFVLNGDKAHVQKVLEILETTNYKATAGVLEQIRQNPQVKLNSYNAVTVFNQFSESIEALNAVEKSLIATIRNKADEESKRMQISMVIISVTMVVVLLLTSLLSYYIISLIASSLSALRVAADRIRVGATDVTIRIDSKDEIGEVAESFRGVLQKNVYLSDVARAIGEGNYNLDVEVQSPEDVLSYSIKDMKENLQRFTEDNERRSWVLTGVSDLNNLITGENALHSMAEKVISFLCAYTGSEAGIMYLHHDNGSLTPAAMYGVDQSLEQLPEFKIGTGMVGQAVSENQIKVLDNVEDNYLKIKTGLSEIDPASIMIIPLQFSSTIVGAIELCSRRVYSQTHEQFFKTIAERVSIIIHTLKAHLQTQELLYETQNQAEELETQQEELRQLNAELKASEEELRVSQEELQEKNSELEEKAQLLEEQYEELRGKNKALEDAREAIELKMQQVETVSKYKSDFLANMSHELRTPLNSILILSRLLSDNPDQTLTAKQIDHAQIIHNSGNDLLKLINEILDLSKIESGMIKLELEQIRLRDISMEPLFGEMAAKKDIRFREHYQLNGYNTITTDRFRLEQILKNFIGNAIKFTEPGGEVELSVYAVENKPRFSSEKLREQAEVIAFEVRDTGIGIPKDKQSLIFEAFQQADTSTTRKYGGTGLGLTISRELAALLGGELMLESEPGRGSTFTLYLPIDLQQEIRKAPAKPAESVPEYKPKASSINQMFERMETKEKKEIVVLIIEDDKGFSDILADFALAKKFKVHQAYSGAEGLQIARTAQPDAILLDIHLPDTTGWDVLREIREDKELRHVSVHVMSAYDKDVTGDYHDNDEYLPKPVTLEMLNKAFSSIAAISDRSIENILIVEDNEVENKAVAELLLAHGLHSTAAYSAEEAERVLAKQKIDCIILDLNLPGMKGYDWMKAIKSKKGLLDIPIIIYSGKDLSEQEETQLKEFANTIIIKNEYSYLRLLDEVQLFLHKVNQKLPSSEQDFKMKLHVPEEILQGKKVLVADDDVRNIYSLSSLLELHGMQVVAAYDGKEALEKLQQETGVDMVLMDIMMPEMDGIETIKRIRDEIRFRKLPIIALTAKAMKEDKEKCLQAGASDYIPKPVDTDKLLTLMRVWLYEA; this is encoded by the coding sequence ATGAACTTTATAAAAAACCTTAAGATCAGGGATAAACTGATCATGCTTTTATCCCTGTTACTGATTCCTCTTATTTTCTTTGTTTATGCTTCTATACGATTTCAGATAGAAGAAAACGACAAACTGGAGAATGAAATCGTGAAGCTGGAGGAGTCGGAAAGGATTTCTGATTTTATTCATGCTTTTCAGAAGGAACGGGCAAGAATTTTAGCGGCCTCGGAAGGGGAGCTGGTTTATCTGCTCGAAGCAAAGAACCAGCGTTCTTATACAGATGACACCAAAAGAGAACTGGAGGCCTTTGCCGAACGTACTGGCCGAAGAATTCCTAATCTGGCTGCTGTTAATAACCTCGACAACTACAGAAATGACCTAGATAATAACAGGCTGGATGTAATAGCTTTCAGGCAGTATTCAACTAATCTGATATTTAACTTTTTAGAAAGGGTTGATGCAAACGTTATCCAAACAAACAATCCTGCCTTAAGCATGCAGCTTTCAAGTTTCCAGAACCTGATTGAGGCTAAAATACAGTTGGGCAGAATCAGGAGCTTTCTGATGCGTGTGATGCATAACGAGCAGTTAAGCTATGAAGATTTTGCTTCTATCACCTCTCAACGGGAATTCTATGAAAGGGCCATCAATGAATTTGTGTTGAACGGAGATAAAGCGCATGTGCAGAAAGTGCTGGAAATTCTGGAAACAACTAATTATAAAGCAACTGCCGGAGTTTTGGAGCAGATTCGCCAGAATCCTCAGGTTAAACTGAATTCTTATAACGCGGTTACTGTATTCAATCAGTTTTCAGAATCTATCGAAGCGCTGAATGCCGTAGAAAAAAGTCTGATAGCCACTATCAGAAACAAAGCCGATGAAGAAAGCAAAAGGATGCAGATTTCTATGGTGATTATTTCGGTAACTATGGTCGTTGTGCTGCTGCTCACCTCGCTGCTTTCCTACTATATTATCAGCCTTATCGCTTCTTCTTTGTCGGCTTTACGGGTGGCTGCTGACCGGATTCGGGTTGGTGCTACCGATGTTACTATCAGGATTGACAGCAAAGATGAAATCGGGGAAGTGGCAGAGTCTTTTCGTGGTGTGCTGCAAAAGAATGTATACCTGTCGGATGTGGCCCGTGCAATTGGAGAAGGCAACTATAACCTGGATGTGGAAGTGCAAAGTCCGGAGGATGTGTTGAGCTATTCCATCAAAGACATGAAGGAAAACCTGCAGCGCTTCACAGAAGACAATGAAAGAAGAAGCTGGGTGCTCACAGGTGTATCTGATCTGAATAATCTGATTACCGGAGAAAACGCGCTGCATAGTATGGCTGAAAAGGTGATCTCCTTTTTATGTGCCTATACTGGTTCCGAAGCAGGCATTATGTACCTGCACCACGATAACGGCAGCCTGACACCTGCTGCTATGTATGGCGTAGATCAGAGCCTGGAGCAGTTACCCGAATTTAAAATTGGTACCGGAATGGTTGGGCAGGCTGTAAGCGAAAACCAGATTAAGGTGCTGGATAACGTTGAAGATAATTATCTGAAGATTAAAACAGGACTTTCTGAGATAGATCCGGCATCTATCATGATCATTCCCCTGCAGTTTTCGTCCACTATTGTCGGGGCAATAGAGCTTTGCTCCAGAAGGGTATACAGCCAGACGCACGAGCAGTTCTTTAAAACCATTGCCGAGCGGGTGTCCATTATCATCCATACCCTGAAGGCGCACCTGCAGACCCAGGAGCTGTTATACGAAACGCAGAACCAGGCAGAAGAGCTGGAGACACAGCAGGAAGAGCTACGCCAGTTAAACGCCGAATTGAAGGCTTCGGAAGAAGAACTTCGCGTAAGCCAGGAAGAGTTGCAGGAGAAAAATTCGGAACTGGAAGAAAAGGCACAGCTGCTTGAAGAGCAGTATGAAGAGCTTCGCGGAAAAAACAAAGCCCTGGAAGATGCCCGCGAAGCCATCGAGCTGAAGATGCAGCAGGTAGAAACGGTGAGTAAGTATAAGAGCGACTTCCTGGCTAATATGTCGCACGAGCTGCGCACGCCTCTCAATAGTATTCTTATCCTTTCCAGGCTGCTTTCAGATAACCCGGACCAAACGCTAACAGCCAAACAGATAGATCATGCCCAGATTATCCATAATTCAGGCAACGACCTCCTGAAGCTGATCAATGAGATTCTTGATCTTTCGAAGATAGAATCGGGTATGATTAAGCTGGAACTGGAACAGATCAGGCTGCGGGATATTTCCATGGAGCCACTGTTCGGGGAAATGGCCGCTAAAAAAGATATCCGGTTTAGAGAACACTATCAGCTGAACGGGTATAACACCATTACCACCGATCGTTTCCGGCTGGAGCAGATCCTGAAGAATTTTATCGGGAATGCCATCAAATTTACGGAGCCGGGTGGCGAGGTAGAGCTTTCGGTTTACGCCGTAGAAAATAAACCGAGGTTCAGTTCAGAAAAGCTTCGGGAGCAGGCAGAGGTCATTGCCTTTGAGGTGCGTGATACAGGTATCGGTATTCCAAAAGATAAACAGAGCCTGATCTTTGAAGCCTTTCAGCAAGCCGATACCTCCACAACGCGTAAATACGGCGGCACCGGACTCGGGCTTACCATCAGCAGAGAACTGGCGGCTCTTTTAGGAGGAGAACTGATGCTGGAAAGCGAGCCGGGCCGGGGCAGCACCTTCACACTTTACCTGCCAATAGATTTGCAGCAGGAAATCAGGAAGGCACCGGCAAAGCCAGCCGAAAGCGTTCCGGAGTATAAACCGAAAGCCAGCTCCATCAACCAGATGTTTGAGCGCATGGAGACGAAGGAGAAGAAAGAGATTGTCGTGCTTATCATAGAAGATGATAAAGGCTTCAGTGATATTCTGGCTGACTTTGCCCTGGCGAAGAAGTTTAAGGTACACCAGGCCTATTCCGGCGCCGAAGGCTTACAGATAGCCAGGACAGCGCAACCAGACGCTATCTTGCTCGATATACATCTTCCGGATACAACCGGTTGGGATGTGCTTCGCGAGATCAGGGAAGATAAAGAGCTGCGCCATGTAAGCGTGCATGTCATGTCGGCTTACGATAAAGATGTAACAGGCGATTACCATGACAACGACGAATACCTGCCAAAGCCGGTTACGCTGGAGATGCTCAACAAAGCCTTTAGTTCCATAGCGGCTATTTCAGACCGGTCTATCGAAAACATCCTGATTGTGGAAGACAATGAGGTGGAAAACAAGGCGGTGGCGGAACTATTGCTGGCGCATGGTTTGCATTCAACGGCAGCCTACTCAGCCGAAGAGGCAGAACGGGTACTGGCTAAACAGAAGATCGACTGCATTATCCTGGACCTGAACCTTCCGGGTATGAAGGGCTATGACTGGATGAAAGCCATCAAGTCCAAGAAAGGTTTGCTGGATATTCCGATTATCATTTACTCCGGTAAAGACCTGAGCGAGCAGGAGGAAACACAGCTGAAGGAGTTTGCCAATACGATTATCATTAAAAATGAATACTCGTACCTGCGCCTGCTCGATGAAGTCCAGCTGTTCCTGCACAAGGTTAACCAGAAGCTTCCGTCATCGGAACAAGACTTTAAGATGAAGCTTCATGTGCCGGAAGAAATTCTGCAGGGGAAAAAAGTATTGGTTGCCGACGATGATGTACGCAACATTTACTCGCTGAGCAGCTTGCTGGAGCTGCACGGCATGCAGGTAGTGGCTGCTTACGATGGCAAGGAAGCCCTGGAAAAACTGCAGCAGGAGACAGGAGTAGACATGGTGCTGATGGATATTATGATGCCTGAAATGGACGGTATAGAAACAATAAAACGAATTAGGGATGAAATCCGTTTTAGAAAGCTCCCGATTATTGCCCTAACCGCCAAAGCCATGAAAGAAGATAAAGAGAAGTGCCTGCAAGCAGGAGCTTCTGATTACATACCAAAACCAGTAGACACAGACAAATTACTTACGTTAATGCGGGTGTGGCTTTATGAAGCTTGA
- a CDS encoding TetR/AcrR family transcriptional regulator — MPDNRVAILQSSLELFAASGYDAIGVQQIVEAVGIKKPTLYHFFGSKRGVLVALMQEQFSPFVGQLKQAAAYQGDLPLSLEKVVACYFSFASYAPVLYQMHLSSWFTNPESEASQIITPYIKEQHQVIESLFELAANDHGNMKGRHQVYASTFLGMINTYIVQSWHHHLALNKQTAQQAVKQFSYGIYS; from the coding sequence ATGCCTGATAATCGTGTCGCCATTCTGCAATCTTCTCTTGAACTGTTCGCTGCCAGCGGTTACGATGCCATAGGTGTGCAGCAGATAGTGGAAGCAGTGGGAATAAAAAAACCCACCCTTTACCATTTCTTTGGCAGTAAAAGAGGTGTTTTGGTGGCGCTTATGCAGGAGCAGTTTTCCCCTTTTGTAGGGCAGCTGAAACAAGCGGCTGCTTACCAGGGAGATCTTCCGCTAAGTCTTGAGAAAGTGGTGGCGTGTTATTTCAGTTTCGCCAGTTATGCCCCTGTGCTTTACCAGATGCACCTGTCTAGTTGGTTCACAAATCCTGAAAGTGAAGCGTCGCAGATTATTACGCCCTATATCAAAGAACAGCACCAGGTTATAGAAAGCCTCTTCGAACTGGCAGCAAACGATCATGGCAACATGAAAGGCAGGCACCAGGTATATGCTTCCACTTTCCTGGGTATGATTAACACATACATCGTGCAATCGTGGCACCACCACCTTGCATTAAACAAGCAAACAGCCCAACAGGCTGTTAAACAATTTTCCTACGGCATTTACTCTTAA
- a CDS encoding alpha-amylase family glycosyl hydrolase, translating to MKQEFSFWNTEAIFYHLYPLGLCGAPEQNDFSTAPEPRLEAVHAWVDHIAELGCTAVYLGPVFESGSHGYDTADYLTVDRRLGTNENLKAVIAHFHSKGVKVVLDAVFNHVGRHFYAFRDLMQYGESSVYRHWFSGVNFGLRSPKGDNFTYETWNGHYELVKLNLQQAEVKAHIFKAVQQWVEEFGIDGLRLDAADVMDTDFLQELSGFCHRLRPDFWLLGEVIHGDYRKWANPQMLDSVTNYECYKGLYSSHNDRNYFEIAWSLNRQFGSQGIYKHLQLYSFADNHDVNRIGSTLQNPAHLYPLHALLYTMPGIPSIYYGSEWGIPGTKLPHTDAPLRPALPAPDQVHPKQHPDLAEVIRNFARIRKTHRALQHGAYEQVHVAQEQLAFMRCTAQETILVAVNAADTPVELMLKVALADESKLVNLLDPSQAFTVKEAKVQLPVPSNWVSILLVV from the coding sequence ATGAAACAAGAATTTTCTTTCTGGAACACAGAAGCCATATTTTACCACCTCTATCCTTTGGGTTTATGCGGGGCTCCTGAACAAAACGATTTTAGTACGGCACCTGAGCCGCGCCTGGAGGCAGTGCATGCATGGGTAGACCACATAGCCGAGCTCGGATGCACAGCTGTATACCTGGGGCCCGTGTTTGAATCCGGCTCACATGGCTATGACACAGCGGACTATCTTACAGTAGACAGAAGGCTTGGCACGAATGAAAACCTTAAAGCAGTGATCGCCCATTTTCATTCCAAAGGAGTTAAGGTCGTTTTAGATGCCGTGTTCAATCACGTTGGCCGCCACTTCTATGCATTCCGTGACTTAATGCAGTACGGTGAAAGCTCCGTTTACCGGCATTGGTTTTCAGGTGTTAACTTTGGCCTGCGAAGCCCTAAAGGCGATAACTTTACCTATGAAACCTGGAACGGCCATTATGAGCTGGTTAAACTGAATCTGCAGCAGGCGGAGGTGAAAGCTCACATTTTTAAAGCTGTACAGCAATGGGTAGAGGAATTCGGCATCGACGGCCTCAGGCTGGACGCAGCGGATGTAATGGACACTGATTTTCTGCAGGAGCTTTCCGGTTTCTGCCATCGGCTTAGGCCGGACTTCTGGCTACTAGGAGAAGTAATTCACGGGGATTACCGGAAATGGGCCAATCCTCAGATGCTGGACTCTGTCACCAACTATGAGTGCTATAAAGGTTTGTACTCCAGCCATAATGACCGCAATTATTTCGAGATAGCCTGGTCGCTTAACCGGCAGTTTGGTAGTCAGGGCATCTATAAACACCTTCAGCTGTACAGTTTTGCCGATAACCACGATGTGAACCGCATCGGCAGTACACTTCAGAACCCGGCGCACCTATATCCGCTTCACGCCCTGCTTTACACCATGCCCGGTATTCCCTCCATCTACTATGGCAGTGAATGGGGCATTCCGGGTACTAAACTACCCCATACCGATGCCCCCTTACGGCCTGCCCTGCCTGCTCCTGATCAGGTCCACCCAAAGCAGCATCCTGATCTGGCGGAAGTCATCAGAAATTTTGCCAGAATACGGAAAACACATCGGGCTTTACAACATGGTGCGTATGAGCAGGTACACGTGGCACAGGAGCAACTGGCCTTTATGCGTTGTACAGCACAGGAAACAATTTTAGTGGCTGTTAATGCCGCTGATACCCCTGTAGAACTAATGCTAAAAGTAGCGCTGGCCGACGAAAGCAAGCTGGTAAACCTGTTAGACCCTTCTCAGGCTTTTACTGTAAAAGAAGCTAAAGTTCAACTGCCCGTTCCGTCCAACTGGGTAAGTATACTACTGGTTGTGTAG
- the msrB gene encoding peptide-methionine (R)-S-oxide reductase MsrB yields MLRWIDVLKFAKYSNPEPFRRVERTEEEWQELLTPAQYQVARQKGTEKPYRNAYCRSYDPAIYSCIGCDSVLFNAIEKYHAISGWPSFKQPVSKSALKFAFDDSHGMHRMEVMCNVCDCHLGHVFNDGPAPAGLRFCINSEVLNRVQSAEV; encoded by the coding sequence ATGCTGCGCTGGATAGATGTCTTAAAATTCGCGAAATACAGTAATCCTGAACCATTCAGAAGAGTTGAAAGAACAGAAGAAGAGTGGCAGGAGCTTCTGACTCCGGCACAATACCAGGTTGCCCGGCAAAAAGGAACTGAAAAGCCCTATCGAAACGCGTACTGCCGTTCGTATGATCCAGCCATTTATAGTTGCATCGGGTGCGACAGCGTATTGTTTAACGCTATCGAAAAGTACCATGCCATCTCCGGCTGGCCCAGCTTTAAACAGCCCGTTTCGAAAAGCGCCCTTAAATTTGCTTTTGATGATAGCCATGGAATGCACAGAATGGAGGTGATGTGCAACGTGTGCGACTGCCACCTGGGACACGTTTTCAACGACGGACCAGCACCAGCCGGCTTACGCTTTTGCATTAATTCCGAAGTTTTAAACCGGGTACAGTCAGCGGAAGTTTAA
- a CDS encoding putative sensor domain DACNV-containing protein — protein sequence MARTSTYLAAKSVAESVESHFAQLLAHSDHSDVKDLAFAPKKQVIELILDAAFWFSLRREEGLSPKISLALLPPDQAEQPMLLKKPLPLHPDYLIKIAPGVERPGIHLGVWMENGELYVWGSTRKIPSLCFVVDVSEPGLLVVKHRRSSGYGKYVNVAVLKGDQVKLVDEKSAFLPDCPSFISTLLGFNSPTTWGDTANVLVQLAVSMRAHAHGGSLLVVPGGTTDWKQSIVHPISYAVQPVFCGLAEMMKQSEQEKKASQWQAALQQEIASVAGLTAVDGATIIDDSYNLLAFGAKIGRPAGAETVEQILVTEPVVGGKPKIVHPAQNGGTRHLSAAQFVHDQRNAIALIASQDGRFTIFSWSPCENVVQAHRIDSLLL from the coding sequence ATGGCACGTACATCCACCTACCTGGCAGCCAAGTCAGTGGCAGAATCAGTTGAGTCTCATTTTGCACAACTCTTAGCCCACTCTGACCATTCAGACGTAAAGGACCTGGCTTTTGCGCCAAAAAAGCAGGTGATCGAGCTGATTCTGGATGCAGCATTCTGGTTTAGCCTGCGTCGGGAAGAAGGCCTGTCCCCCAAAATTTCTCTGGCCTTGCTCCCTCCCGATCAGGCAGAGCAGCCTATGTTACTGAAAAAGCCGCTGCCTTTACACCCGGATTACCTCATAAAAATAGCACCAGGTGTAGAGCGCCCTGGCATACACCTGGGTGTGTGGATGGAGAACGGGGAACTATACGTTTGGGGATCGACCAGGAAAATACCAAGCCTGTGTTTTGTAGTGGATGTATCGGAGCCAGGGCTCCTGGTGGTAAAACACCGCCGCAGCAGTGGCTATGGCAAATATGTGAATGTTGCTGTTTTAAAAGGAGACCAGGTGAAACTGGTGGATGAGAAAAGCGCCTTTTTACCCGACTGCCCTAGCTTTATCTCTACCTTGCTTGGCTTCAACTCCCCTACTACCTGGGGCGACACTGCTAATGTGCTTGTGCAACTGGCCGTATCGATGCGTGCCCATGCCCACGGCGGCTCTCTGTTAGTGGTACCCGGAGGCACTACGGATTGGAAGCAGTCTATCGTACATCCTATTTCCTACGCTGTACAACCTGTTTTTTGCGGCCTGGCAGAAATGATGAAACAGAGTGAGCAGGAGAAAAAAGCGTCTCAGTGGCAGGCAGCACTACAGCAGGAAATTGCCAGTGTGGCGGGATTAACAGCGGTAGACGGAGCCACTATTATTGATGATAGCTATAACTTGTTAGCATTCGGAGCTAAAATCGGCCGTCCTGCCGGTGCTGAAACGGTTGAACAGATACTGGTAACAGAACCTGTTGTTGGTGGAAAGCCTAAAATTGTTCATCCGGCTCAGAATGGTGGCACAAGGCATCTTTCAGCAGCCCAGTTTGTGCATGACCAGCGAAATGCCATTGCCCTTATTGCTTCCCAGGATGGTCGCTTCACGATCTTCTCCTGGTCGCCTTGCGAAAATGTAGTACAGGCACACCGGATCGATTCACTGCTGCTGTAG
- a CDS encoding ABC-F family ATP-binding cassette domain-containing protein — protein MISVDAVAVEFNGAALFSNVSFNINENDRIALMGKNGAGKSTLLKIIAGVNKPTKGKVSAPKEAVIAYLPQHLLTEDNCTVFEETSKAFGKVLEMKKQMDELNAQLETRTDYESEEYYAIIEQVSELSEKYYSIEEINYDAEVEKTLKGLGFNREDFGRPTREFSGGWRMRIELAKILLQQPDLILLDEPTNHLDIESIQWLEDFLVNNAKAVIVISHDKTFVDNITNRTIEVTMGRIYDYKVTYSQYLQLRKERREQQQKQFEDQQKEIAEIQGFIERFKGTYSKTLQVQSRVKMLEKMEIVEVDEVDTSALNLKFPPAPRSGNYPVIVEGLSKSYGDYTVFKDASLTINRGEKIAFVGKNGEGKSTLVKAIMGEIDYDGNLQLGHNCMVGYFAQNQASLLDENLTVFQTIDEIAIGDVRTRVKDLLGAFMFSGDTIEKKVKVLSGGEKTRLAMIKLLLQPVNLLILDEPTNHLDIKTKDILKDALKAFDGTLILVSHDRDFLDGLADKVFEFGNKRIREHFEDINGFLRNKKMENLREIERNVAAK, from the coding sequence GATTTCAGTTGATGCGGTTGCCGTTGAATTTAACGGCGCAGCACTTTTCAGTAACGTTTCCTTTAATATAAACGAAAACGACCGGATCGCCCTGATGGGGAAGAACGGAGCCGGAAAATCCACGCTTCTAAAAATCATCGCCGGTGTTAACAAACCTACGAAAGGGAAAGTATCAGCACCCAAGGAGGCTGTTATTGCCTATCTGCCACAGCACTTGCTGACAGAAGATAACTGCACTGTTTTTGAAGAAACGTCAAAAGCCTTCGGGAAAGTGCTGGAGATGAAAAAGCAGATGGATGAGCTGAACGCTCAACTGGAAACCCGCACCGATTATGAGTCGGAGGAATATTATGCGATAATTGAGCAGGTGTCCGAACTGAGCGAGAAGTACTACTCTATAGAAGAAATCAATTACGATGCGGAAGTAGAGAAGACGCTGAAAGGCCTGGGCTTTAACAGGGAAGATTTCGGCAGGCCTACGCGTGAGTTCAGCGGAGGCTGGCGCATGCGCATAGAACTGGCTAAAATCCTGTTACAGCAGCCGGACCTGATCCTGCTCGATGAGCCAACCAACCACCTGGATATTGAATCTATTCAGTGGCTGGAAGACTTTCTGGTGAATAATGCAAAAGCGGTTATCGTTATTTCCCACGACAAAACCTTTGTAGACAATATTACCAACCGCACGATCGAGGTAACCATGGGCCGTATCTACGACTACAAAGTTACCTATAGCCAATACCTGCAACTGCGCAAGGAACGCCGGGAGCAGCAGCAGAAGCAATTCGAAGACCAGCAGAAAGAGATTGCGGAAATTCAGGGCTTTATTGAGCGTTTTAAGGGCACTTACTCTAAAACGCTACAGGTGCAGTCGCGTGTGAAGATGCTGGAAAAGATGGAAATCGTGGAAGTAGATGAAGTAGATACTTCTGCCCTGAACCTGAAGTTTCCGCCTGCCCCGCGTTCCGGAAATTATCCTGTGATAGTAGAGGGGCTTTCAAAGTCCTATGGCGACTATACCGTGTTCAAAGATGCTTCCCTGACTATTAACCGTGGCGAAAAAATAGCTTTTGTCGGTAAAAACGGCGAAGGTAAGTCTACACTGGTGAAAGCCATCATGGGAGAGATAGACTATGATGGAAACCTGCAGCTGGGCCATAATTGTATGGTCGGTTATTTTGCTCAGAACCAGGCATCTTTACTGGATGAGAACCTGACCGTTTTTCAGACCATCGACGAAATTGCCATTGGTGATGTGCGTACCCGGGTTAAAGACTTGTTGGGAGCCTTTATGTTTAGCGGCGACACAATTGAGAAAAAAGTAAAGGTTTTATCCGGAGGGGAGAAAACACGCCTGGCCATGATCAAGCTTTTACTGCAGCCTGTCAACCTGCTCATTCTCGACGAACCCACCAACCACCTCGATATTAAAACGAAGGATATACTCAAAGATGCCCTTAAAGCATTTGATGGTACACTGATCCTGGTGTCCCACGACCGTGACTTCCTGGACGGACTGGCAGATAAAGTATTTGAATTTGGCAACAAACGCATCCGGGAGCACTTCGAAGATATCAATGGATTCCTGCGCAACAAGAAAATGGAAAACCTGCGCGAGATCGAAAGAAATGTGGCAGCAAAATAA